In one window of Tenacibaculum mesophilum DNA:
- a CDS encoding nuclear transport factor 2 family protein, with the protein MQKVFTLLIVFALTTVISAQESSEKKDIKKTIETFFEGLHKGDSTLVSSTLNSTINIQTTFTNKEGKKVLVTESKAKLLTNIANKKPEHTYLEKLVSWDIKVDGNLASVWTPYEFYLNGKFSHCGANSLQLFNNNGKWEIIYLVDMRRRNNCKALKQ; encoded by the coding sequence GTGCAAAAGGTTTTTACTTTATTAATTGTTTTTGCTCTTACAACTGTGATAAGTGCACAAGAAAGCTCAGAAAAAAAAGACATTAAAAAAACTATTGAAACTTTTTTTGAAGGGCTTCATAAAGGTGATAGTACATTAGTAAGCTCAACTCTTAATTCTACAATTAACATTCAAACTACTTTTACTAATAAGGAAGGCAAAAAAGTTTTGGTTACAGAAAGTAAAGCCAAATTACTTACTAATATTGCTAATAAAAAACCAGAACATACTTATTTAGAAAAATTAGTGTCATGGGATATTAAAGTGGATGGTAATTTAGCTTCTGTATGGACACCTTATGAGTTTTATTTAAACGGAAAGTTTAGTCATTGTGGAGCAAATTCTCTCCAACTTTTTAATAATAATGGAAAATGGGAGATTATATACTTAGTTGATATGAGACGTAGAAACAATTGTAAAGCCCTTAAACAATAG